The genomic interval GTGCCCTGGCTGCTGCACGAGCCCGCTCCCGGCGAGTTCGACTTCTCGGGCCGGGCCGATCTCGCCGCTTTCCTCCGCCTCGCCGGCGAGGCGGGGCTCTTCGTCCGGCTGCGGATGGGCCCGTACGTGGGCGCCGGCTTCGGCGGCGGGGGCCTGCCGGCCTGGCTGCCCGAGGTGCCGATCACCAAGAAAAGCGGCCCGATGAAGGCCCGCGAGTCCAGCGATCCCTTCATGGCCGCCTGCACGCGCTGGTACACCCGGCTGATGAAGGAGGTGGCGCCGCTGCAGGTCAGCGCCTCCCGCGTGGGGGACGCGACGCCGGCCGCGTCGCGGGCCGACGCGGCGCTGGGCCCGGCCGCGGGCTACCGCGGCGAGGGTGGCGGGCCCGTGCTCGCGATGCAGAGCGAGCACCGCTGGCTGTGCCACTCGCCCGCCGAGCACGCCAACTACCACCGCACGCTGATCCGCTTCCTGCTCGAGGGCGGCGCCCGGGTGCCGATCACCGCGGCGAACCAGCTGTGGCAGCCCGTCGACGGGGCGGTGCAGACCTGGTCGAGCACCGCCGGCGCCGGCTCGGCCGACGCCGAGACCGGGCTGGCGGGCACCGCCCGCCAGCTCGCGGGCGTTCAGCCGGGGCGGCCGCGGATCGTCGAGATTCTGCCCGGTCCGGCCGCGCCGTCCGCGGGCGACGAGCTCGCCGCCGCCGCCGAGGTGCTCGCCGTCGGCGCGATGCCGCACCTGGGCGCCTTCGGCGGCGGCCGGAGGCTCGGTTTCGACGGCGGGCTCGACGCCGACGCCGACCCGGCCGGCGACCTGATCGACTCCGCCGGCCGGCCTCGCGACGGCTTCCACGCCCTCCGCCGGCTCCTCTGCTTCGCCTCCTGCTTCGGCAACGCGCTGGGGCAGGCCGAGCCCGCGGCCCCCACGCCCGTGCTGCGGCCACGCTCTGTGGGCGCCGGCGTCACGCTCCTGCCGGTGGGCGGCGAGGCCGGTGGGGCGCTGTTCCTCTTCGCGGGCTCCGAGCAGAAAGCCGACGCCGCCGAGGTGCTCCTGCCCGATGGCCGCACCCTGCGCGTCCCCCTTGGCGAAGACCGGCTGGCCTGGGTGGCCCGCGACCTCCGGCTTGGCGCGAAGGGCCGCATCGGCCACGCCACGCTCCCGCTGGTGGGCTTCTTCCACGATGCGCTGCTCGTGCTCGTGGGCCCCGCCGGCAAGGAGGGCGAGCTCGAGCTCAACGGCGCCCTCCACCGCCTGCCCGTCCCCGCCAAGGGTGATGCCGAGCCCGCGGTCGTGCCGCTTGGCGCCGGCGTCCACGCCGTCGTGCTCAACGAGCAGCAGCACGAGGGCTTCGCCGTCGTGGCCGAGGGCGTCTGCCTCGGCGTGGACCCCTTCGAGGCGCCCGCCGAGTCCGCCGACGCCGACCCCGCCGAGGCCGCCGACGCTCACCGCGTCGTGCCCGCGGCCGCCACGCTGCGCCCCGCCGCGGGCCGCACCTCCCGCTTGGTGGTGGGGGTCGGCGGCGGCGTCGAGACCACCGAGCAGGTGGCCCCGCGTCGGCCCCCGGCGCCCAAGCTCGGCGCCTGGGCCGCCCGCGGCACCTCCGCCGAAGCCGACGGCACCGCCGCGGGCTACAAGCCGGTGCCCGCCGTGGGCACGCCCGCCCGGCACGATCCGGCCCGCGGCGACGCCTACGGCTGGCTCACGCTCGACAACCCCGGCGCCGCCGCCGCCCGCACCGAGCCCACCGTCTTCCCCGGCGGGCCCTGCCGCCTGCACGTCTTCAGCGACGGAAAGCCCGTCGCCGTGGTCGGCCCCGGCGGCGACGGCGCCCGGTGCGACCCCCCCGAGGTCGCGCTCGGGGGCCGCACCGCCTTCCTCGTCGCCGGCGGCGTCCGCCCCTCCGGCGGCCTC from Phycisphaera mikurensis NBRC 102666 carries:
- a CDS encoding beta-galactosidase, translating into MPDVSFDGHAFLVERRRVFLVGGTVHHAASPAAEWPRRLAAARRAGLNCIETAVPWLLHEPAPGEFDFSGRADLAAFLRLAGEAGLFVRLRMGPYVGAGFGGGGLPAWLPEVPITKKSGPMKARESSDPFMAACTRWYTRLMKEVAPLQVSASRVGDATPAASRADAALGPAAGYRGEGGGPVLAMQSEHRWLCHSPAEHANYHRTLIRFLLEGGARVPITAANQLWQPVDGAVQTWSSTAGAGSADAETGLAGTARQLAGVQPGRPRIVEILPGPAAPSAGDELAAAAEVLAVGAMPHLGAFGGGRRLGFDGGLDADADPAGDLIDSAGRPRDGFHALRRLLCFASCFGNALGQAEPAAPTPVLRPRSVGAGVTLLPVGGEAGGALFLFAGSEQKADAAEVLLPDGRTLRVPLGEDRLAWVARDLRLGAKGRIGHATLPLVGFFHDALLVLVGPAGKEGELELNGALHRLPVPAKGDAEPAVVPLGAGVHAVVLNEQQHEGFAVVAEGVCLGVDPFEAPAESADADPAEAADAHRVVPAAATLRPAAGRTSRLVVGVGGGVETTEQVAPRRPPAPKLGAWAARGTSAEADGTAAGYKPVPAVGTPARHDPARGDAYGWLTLDNPGAAAARTEPTVFPGGPCRLHVFSDGKPVAVVGPGGDGARCDPPEVALGGRTAFLVAGGVRPSGGLPQDQAPGLAAPPVSLKEVELGEPEVTTTRAPDPFKISGYVPGRSSEDAPLGSRVAYGVKLLGKKPLFLRGPVPAAGTVVLNGTPVARFGPDAGACPHWRIDPAAEGSKMKAGTNELVFHFDAVLADPVAALGALRAWREEADRTPSGKGVWSFCPWRVPGFEGDAPKPAAGLPVWHRCTFSSKRLDFPLFLEPVGLTRGVVLLNGHAAARYRVAGPGEKAPPKPAPIHLPTGWLSATGENELVLFDEHGASASKAKLRWG